One segment of Rickettsiales bacterium Ac37b DNA contains the following:
- a CDS encoding Ankyrin repeat protein, translating into MVRDADNFDNHHIIQLIDNNEPNKGEILNNLLSNNINTNIKDHNNSTILHHLIIQLIFSPTIEEKNEIYELIHLLLQHNKILQKDKDIRGMLPIAMAVELNDTQLTKILLDHGSNPNTLFPKSHHSAENHSLLDEAVFHRNMKIIMMLLEHPDIKTSPSTSHSN; encoded by the coding sequence ATGGTAAGGGATGCTGATAATTTTGATAACCATCATATTATTCAATTAATAGATAATAATGAACCAAACAAGGGGGAGATTCTTAACAATTTACTATCCAATAATATAAACACTAATATAAAAGATCATAATAATTCTACTATTTTGCACCATTTAATAATACAATTAATTTTTAGCCCCACTATAGAAGAAAAAAATGAAATATATGAACTAATTCACCTTTTATTACAACATAATAAAATTTTACAAAAAGATAAAGATATTAGAGGCATGCTTCCTATAGCAATGGCTGTAGAATTAAATGATACTCAATTAACTAAAATATTGCTTGATCATGGTTCTAATCCTAACACGCTGTTTCCAAAAAGCCACCATAGTGCAGAAAACCATTCTTTATTAGATGAAGCAGTTTTTCATAGAAATATGAAAATTATTATGATGTTATTAGAACATCCTGATATTAAAACTTCCCCTTCCACCAGTCACAGCAATTAA
- a CDS encoding Ankyrin repeat protein codes for MEKLDIDVEESKINLLEKAIKLNNLNLLSILNPNSFIVDSNPQEFSKEWQFLKAYNSFTLENAIHYNQISGFLFKFLGNQTIRIIHQFIQNHKNAGFIFINAIQTYNIPRALELINQNTWLNVTTHHESGKIIWHGINSALSHSCFHNHKELVIALINNGASVNPPQHDSYHHPLFAAIEGNALEIVEILIKAGSNVNHEENNSSPLLLAIKLGYFPIVQLLIQAGAKVNYRNFLTSPLIEVVKKNNILMVRMLIEAGAEVNLPNYYSTSALLEAIKHNNSFIIDILIKAGSNVNQLRHNTSPLLEAIKQNNITIVSLLLKEGVFIQAIFNTSPLLTAIAEHNLIIISLLIQHGADVNEVVNNKLPLIEAIKIKNAPIINLLLESGAEINKIINNNSPLLEAIRFNHKAIVDLLIQHGAKVNLKYPNGITPLALAIKGQNIEIVKTLLYANADLFHNFLQNIPELGLIGSINPHTIFSIPTNHETTEFLRYIFHYMHPLQQKIDIKTISIIKDINMCIQHSAIIKKHNLCETFMIEEQTAIKLLEVIEAKIISHKNNNPFPIISFIEKIFLPSKNNLYNHTHDLALLKEIRLIINEFSDFQKIALKDLQNTSEQNLTHLTHVERLKQNSSAEMQRSI; via the coding sequence TTGGAAAAGTTGGACATCGATGTAGAAGAAAGTAAAATAAATCTATTAGAAAAAGCAATAAAACTTAATAATTTAAATTTACTTTCTATATTAAATCCCAATTCTTTTATAGTGGATAGTAATCCTCAAGAATTCTCAAAAGAATGGCAATTCCTAAAAGCGTATAATTCTTTTACCTTAGAAAATGCCATTCATTATAATCAAATTAGTGGATTTCTTTTTAAATTTCTTGGTAACCAAACTATTAGAATAATCCATCAGTTTATACAAAACCATAAAAATGCTGGTTTTATTTTTATCAACGCTATCCAAACCTATAACATACCTCGTGCATTAGAATTAATAAACCAAAATACCTGGCTTAACGTAACAACTCATCATGAAAGTGGTAAAATAATATGGCATGGTATAAATAGTGCTCTCTCCCACAGTTGTTTCCATAACCACAAGGAATTAGTAATAGCTCTCATTAATAATGGAGCAAGTGTTAATCCTCCTCAGCACGATAGTTATCATCATCCATTATTTGCTGCTATTGAAGGAAATGCTTTAGAAATTGTAGAGATTTTAATAAAAGCAGGGAGTAATGTTAACCATGAAGAGAACAACTCCTCACCCTTATTACTTGCAATAAAACTTGGATATTTCCCCATAGTCCAATTATTAATTCAAGCAGGAGCAAAGGTTAATTATAGAAATTTTCTTACTTCACCACTTATAGAAGTAGTAAAAAAAAATAATATACTTATGGTGAGGATGTTAATTGAGGCAGGAGCCGAGGTTAATCTGCCTAATTATTATAGTACTTCTGCTTTATTAGAGGCAATAAAACACAATAATAGCTTTATAATAGATATATTAATAAAAGCGGGGAGTAATGTTAATCAATTGAGGCATAATACCTCACCTTTACTTGAAGCTATCAAGCAAAATAACATCACTATAGTATCTTTACTGCTAAAGGAAGGTGTCTTTATTCAGGCTATATTTAATACCTCTCCACTCCTCACTGCAATAGCTGAGCATAATTTAATTATTATATCTCTCTTGATTCAGCATGGAGCAGATGTTAATGAAGTAGTAAATAACAAATTACCCCTAATTGAAGCCATTAAAATAAAAAATGCTCCTATAATAAATTTATTATTAGAGTCAGGGGCAGAAATTAATAAGATAATAAACAATAATTCGCCCTTACTTGAAGCTATAAGATTTAATCATAAGGCTATTGTAGATTTACTTATTCAACATGGAGCAAAGGTAAATTTAAAATATCCAAATGGTATCACACCTTTAGCACTTGCAATTAAAGGCCAAAATATTGAAATAGTTAAAACCCTACTATATGCAAATGCAGATTTATTTCATAATTTCTTACAAAATATACCAGAACTAGGTCTTATTGGCTCCATAAATCCTCACACTATATTTTCTATACCAACGAATCATGAAACAACTGAATTTCTAAGGTATATCTTTCATTATATGCACCCATTACAACAAAAGATAGATATAAAAACTATTTCAATTATAAAAGATATAAATATGTGTATTCAGCATTCTGCAATTATAAAAAAGCATAATTTATGCGAAACTTTTATGATAGAGGAACAAACAGCTATAAAATTACTAGAAGTAATAGAGGCAAAAATAATATCTCATAAAAACAATAATCCTTTTCCTATAATATCTTTTATTGAAAAAATTTTCTTGCCATCAAAAAATAATTTATATAACCATACTCACGATTTAGCTTTACTTAAGGAAATAAGGCTTATTATTAATGAATTTTCTGATTTTCAAAAAATAGCCTTAAAAGACTTACAAAATACTTCAGAACAAAATCTGACACATTTAACCCATGTCGAAAGGCTAAAACAAAATTCTTCAGCAGAAATGCAACGAAGTATATAG